The following coding sequences lie in one Spirosoma sp. KUDC1026 genomic window:
- the pseF gene encoding pseudaminic acid cytidylyltransferase, with translation MNNVAVITARGGSKRIPRKNIRPFLGKPIMAYGIEAALASGLFDDVMVSTDDAEIADIARQYGASVPFMRSVETADDYSSTIDVILEVVDAYEGLGKTFQSLCCIYPTAPFVSQALLTETYSVLKNKQVDIVYPVQPFSFPIQRAFKLKDDLLSWAQPDSFLLRSQDLEPMYHDAGQLYWFNVARLQQERQLAGLTAGGVVIDEMHAHDIDTETDWKVAEFKYRLLHNLIPND, from the coding sequence ATGAACAACGTAGCGGTCATTACAGCGCGGGGCGGCAGCAAACGGATTCCCCGCAAGAACATCCGGCCATTTCTGGGTAAACCCATCATGGCTTACGGCATTGAAGCCGCGCTGGCGTCCGGTTTGTTTGACGACGTAATGGTCTCGACGGATGACGCCGAAATTGCCGATATAGCGCGGCAGTACGGGGCGTCGGTTCCGTTTATGCGTTCGGTTGAAACGGCTGATGATTACTCGTCAACGATTGACGTAATTCTGGAAGTGGTCGATGCGTACGAGGGTCTTGGCAAGACATTTCAGTCGCTGTGCTGCATTTACCCCACCGCTCCGTTCGTTAGTCAAGCACTGCTTACCGAAACCTATTCAGTACTTAAGAACAAGCAGGTCGATATCGTTTATCCGGTTCAGCCGTTTTCGTTTCCCATTCAACGGGCGTTTAAACTGAAAGACGATCTGCTGTCCTGGGCTCAGCCCGACTCATTTCTGCTCCGGTCGCAGGACCTGGAACCCATGTACCATGATGCCGGTCAGTTGTACTGGTTTAACGTAGCGCGGCTTCAGCAGGAGCGGCAACTGGCGGGTTTGACGGCGGGTGGCGTTGTGATCGACGAAATGCACGCGCACGACATCGATACGGAAACCGACTGGAAAGTCGCCGAATTCAAGTATCGCCTGCTGCATAACCTGATCCCCAATGACTGA
- the pseC gene encoding UDP-4-amino-4,6-dideoxy-N-acetyl-beta-L-altrosamine transaminase: MQENKPIPYGRQHITEEDIAAVADVLRGPYLTQGPHIAQFETAFAHYVGSQYAIAVANGTAALHLCCLALGVAAGTRVITSPITFSASANCVRYCGGEVHFADIDPETALLDVNAVRALLEKHPKGYFSGIIPVDFAGYPVDMAAFRELADEYGLWLLEDSCHAPGASFTDAAGTVHRCGDSSLADLAIFSFHPVKHIAAGEGGMITTNDENLYNHLLRLRTHGITNKPGDFTELYPGEPERGGWYMQMQELGYNYRLTDFQAALGNSQLQRADEMLDQRQALAKRYDEAFAEANVTIIVPPAGVGHAYHLYVIQVADRKGLYDFLRSRNIMAQVHYIPVHLMPYYREQGWQPGDFPKAEQYYAQCLSLPLFPTLTRDEQDYVIASVNEFIGQ, encoded by the coding sequence GTGCAAGAAAATAAGCCCATTCCTTACGGCCGCCAGCACATTACGGAAGAGGACATTGCTGCGGTGGCCGACGTACTGCGCGGTCCTTACCTGACGCAGGGACCGCATATCGCTCAGTTTGAAACGGCGTTTGCGCACTATGTAGGCAGTCAGTATGCTATAGCTGTGGCTAATGGTACGGCCGCGCTGCATCTGTGCTGCCTGGCACTGGGCGTAGCTGCTGGTACGCGGGTCATTACGTCGCCTATTACGTTCTCGGCCTCGGCCAACTGCGTCCGGTACTGCGGTGGCGAGGTTCACTTTGCTGACATCGACCCGGAAACGGCGTTGCTGGACGTTAACGCGGTTCGGGCGTTGCTGGAGAAACACCCGAAGGGCTATTTTTCGGGTATCATTCCGGTTGACTTTGCCGGTTATCCGGTCGATATGGCCGCTTTTCGAGAGCTAGCCGACGAGTATGGGCTATGGCTGCTGGAAGACAGCTGCCACGCGCCGGGTGCTTCCTTTACGGACGCAGCCGGAACAGTGCACCGCTGTGGCGATAGTTCGCTGGCTGACCTGGCGATTTTTAGCTTTCACCCTGTTAAGCACATTGCGGCAGGCGAAGGGGGCATGATTACTACCAACGACGAAAATTTATACAATCACCTGCTCCGACTCCGGACACACGGCATCACCAACAAACCCGGCGACTTTACCGAGCTATACCCCGGCGAACCCGAACGTGGTGGCTGGTATATGCAGATGCAGGAACTGGGCTACAACTACCGGCTGACCGATTTCCAGGCCGCGCTGGGCAACAGTCAGCTTCAACGGGCCGACGAGATGCTGGATCAGCGGCAGGCACTGGCAAAACGGTACGACGAAGCCTTTGCCGAGGCAAACGTAACGATCATTGTGCCGCCTGCGGGTGTTGGTCATGCCTATCACCTGTACGTTATTCAGGTAGCTGACCGGAAAGGTTTGTACGACTTCTTGCGGTCCCGTAACATCATGGCGCAGGTACACTACATTCCCGTTCATCTGATGCCGTACTACCGGGAGCAGGGCTGGCAGCCAGGTGACTTTCCCAAGGCGGAACAGTATTATGCGCAATGTCTAAGCCTGCCCCTGTTTCCGACGCTGACGCGCGATGAACAGGATTATGTCATTGCGTCGGTGAACGAGTTTATCGGCCAATGA
- a CDS encoding helix-turn-helix domain-containing protein: MTRDQLIQSREYWIAKIQLDLFNQIEKYMGENNLSRTQLAEKLGVTKGYVSQILNGDFDHKISKLVDLSLAIGKGPDIQYTDLHNDNSEETITSDTVGPHRPFKAIIAGDQLQSLSYTNDSSETTLNSKRQIA, from the coding sequence ATGACACGGGATCAGCTTATTCAAAGTCGCGAATATTGGATCGCAAAAATTCAGCTTGATTTATTCAATCAAATTGAAAAGTATATGGGTGAAAATAATTTATCCCGTACACAACTAGCGGAGAAGCTTGGGGTTACCAAAGGATACGTATCTCAAATACTCAACGGTGACTTTGATCACAAAATCAGCAAATTAGTCGATCTTTCATTGGCGATTGGGAAGGGTCCAGATATTCAGTATACAGACCTCCACAATGATAATTCTGAAGAAACCATTACTTCTGACACAGTAGGGCCTCACCGTCCCTTCAAAGCCATTATTGCTGGAGATCAACTTCAATCCTTATCCTATACAAACGACTCAAGTGAGACTACTCTTAATTCGAAGCGACAGATAGCCTAA
- the pseB gene encoding UDP-N-acetylglucosamine 4,6-dehydratase (inverting): MLDLTDKSILITGGTGSFGKKFVEMVYQRYPNLKRLVIYSRDELKQFEMAQYYPQSTYKSIRFFIGDVRDAERLKRACEGIDIIIHAAALKQVPAAEYNPMECIKTNVFGAENVINAAMDNGVKRVVALSTDKAAAPINLYGATKLCSDKLFVAANNMKGSRDLRFSVVRYGNVIGSRGSVVPFFLEKRKDGILPITHPDMTRFNISLEEGVEMVLYALEHAWGGEIYVPKIPSYRITDVATAIGPDCEQKLVGIRPGEKLHEEMITETDSLNTIETASYYVITPSTPTWSMDDYIKAFDGKQVDMGFKYNSGTNTDWLTVDELRDQVREHVDPTFTI; this comes from the coding sequence ATGCTTGATTTAACCGATAAATCGATTCTGATTACGGGCGGTACCGGCTCGTTTGGCAAGAAGTTCGTTGAAATGGTCTACCAGCGTTACCCCAACCTGAAACGCTTGGTCATTTATTCCCGCGACGAACTGAAGCAGTTTGAAATGGCGCAGTACTATCCGCAGTCGACCTACAAGTCCATTCGCTTTTTCATCGGCGACGTACGTGATGCCGAGCGATTGAAACGGGCCTGTGAAGGGATAGATATTATCATCCACGCGGCTGCGCTGAAGCAGGTTCCGGCGGCCGAGTACAACCCGATGGAGTGCATCAAAACCAACGTGTTCGGTGCCGAGAACGTGATCAATGCAGCTATGGACAACGGCGTTAAGCGCGTAGTGGCCCTCTCGACGGACAAAGCTGCGGCTCCCATCAACCTCTACGGGGCCACTAAATTGTGCTCTGATAAGCTCTTCGTAGCAGCCAATAACATGAAAGGCAGCCGCGATCTGCGGTTTTCGGTTGTGCGTTACGGTAACGTGATCGGTTCGCGGGGGTCGGTCGTGCCGTTCTTCCTGGAAAAGCGGAAAGACGGCATTCTACCTATCACCCACCCCGACATGACGCGCTTCAACATCTCACTGGAAGAAGGCGTTGAGATGGTACTGTACGCACTCGAACACGCCTGGGGCGGTGAGATTTACGTGCCCAAAATTCCATCATACCGCATCACCGACGTAGCCACGGCCATCGGTCCCGACTGCGAGCAGAAACTGGTGGGCATCCGGCCGGGCGAGAAATTACACGAAGAGATGATCACCGAAACCGACTCGCTGAACACCATCGAAACGGCCAGTTATTACGTCATCACGCCATCGACACCCACCTGGAGCATGGATGATTACATCAAGGCGTTCGATGGAAAGCAGGTAGACATGGGCTTCAAATATAATTCCGGCACTAACACCGACTGGCTTACGGTCGACGAATTACGGGATCAGGTTCGGGAACACGTTGACCCTACATTTACGATATAA
- a CDS encoding GNAT family N-acetyltransferase, with protein sequence MSQYTIERHTSPDVTPGLPFYQAGFFFNEPVHLRQQYSGPYYLMLVVNQATQQIVARCAFFIKNEKAISPGAAPFGSVEFDEYLPDDVLEVFVNQLFTEAKLAGCRMLTLVHYPRCYAPSQTDRLLTLLQASGCSLIKSHPTFYLPITNRSFAQDITASERRRLRKCRRGNFQFAHWQQYDSAIVINFLLDTYAQLSYQLSLPPEQLLHLLATFPDQFLVFTLRDDAQLIALTITVRVRHDILYNFLPASLPAYHAFSPMVMLLDGVYAYCQRETISLLDLGMALDSTHQPKASLARFKQNLGAKESPKYVFRKAL encoded by the coding sequence TTGTCACAATACACCATCGAACGACACACAAGCCCTGACGTAACGCCAGGGCTTCCTTTTTATCAGGCTGGGTTCTTTTTCAATGAACCAGTGCATCTCCGTCAGCAATATTCTGGGCCTTACTATCTGATGCTGGTTGTCAATCAGGCGACCCAGCAGATTGTGGCCCGGTGTGCTTTTTTTATCAAGAATGAAAAGGCCATAAGCCCCGGTGCGGCCCCGTTTGGCTCGGTTGAATTTGACGAATATCTCCCGGATGATGTCCTGGAAGTGTTCGTTAACCAGCTTTTTACCGAAGCAAAGCTGGCTGGCTGCCGGATGTTGACACTCGTTCATTACCCACGCTGTTACGCCCCCAGCCAGACCGATCGACTACTAACTCTGTTGCAGGCATCAGGTTGTTCATTAATCAAATCGCATCCGACGTTCTATCTTCCTATTACCAACCGATCTTTTGCTCAAGACATTACAGCTTCAGAACGTCGTCGCCTGCGAAAATGCCGGCGGGGGAATTTCCAGTTTGCGCACTGGCAACAATACGACTCAGCCATTGTCATCAACTTCCTGCTCGATACGTATGCTCAGCTTAGCTACCAGCTCAGTCTCCCACCGGAGCAGCTACTTCATCTGCTCGCTACGTTCCCCGATCAGTTTTTGGTTTTCACCCTGCGCGACGACGCCCAACTGATTGCCCTGACCATAACCGTTCGCGTTCGGCACGACATCCTGTATAATTTCCTGCCGGCATCGCTCCCGGCTTATCATGCCTTCAGCCCCATGGTTATGCTGCTGGACGGCGTGTATGCGTATTGTCAACGCGAAACGATTTCATTGCTGGACCTGGGTATGGCCCTCGACAGCACCCACCAGCCCAAAGCCAGCCTGGCCCGGTTCAAACAAAACCTGGGGGCAAAGGAGTCGCCCAAATACGTTTTCAGGAAAGCCCTTTAG
- a CDS encoding Ppx/GppA phosphatase family protein, whose product MKLAAIDIGSNAARLQISTVLHNDDVVSFKKVEYVRFPLRLGHDVFNYGKLTPESEARTAKLMQVYKLLMELHEVEAYMACATSAMREAENGPEIAKRIEASTGVKIHIIDGQKEAELINDVVVQALDDRQFLHIDVGGGSTELNLYINREKVNSKSFKIGSVRLLEGKETKGAWRKIEDWVEDNVDTSREVIAVGTGGNISKLFNLASKTSDTETSIDEIERIRHYIAGYSQEDRINKLRLNADRADVIIPAADIYISVMKWAGAKQIIVPDLGLKDGIMQLVYSQLQKKKRV is encoded by the coding sequence ATGAAACTAGCAGCTATCGATATCGGTTCCAACGCAGCTCGGCTACAGATTTCAACAGTGCTCCACAACGATGATGTGGTTAGCTTTAAAAAAGTGGAGTACGTCCGGTTTCCACTTCGGCTCGGCCACGATGTTTTTAATTACGGCAAATTAACGCCCGAAAGTGAAGCCCGTACGGCCAAGCTTATGCAGGTCTATAAGCTCCTGATGGAATTGCACGAGGTGGAGGCTTATATGGCCTGCGCTACGTCGGCCATGCGCGAAGCCGAAAATGGCCCCGAAATTGCCAAACGCATCGAGGCATCGACGGGCGTGAAAATTCACATTATCGATGGCCAGAAGGAAGCCGAACTGATCAACGACGTCGTGGTGCAGGCGCTGGACGACCGGCAGTTTCTGCACATTGATGTGGGCGGAGGCAGCACCGAGCTGAACCTGTATATCAACCGCGAGAAGGTCAACTCCAAATCGTTCAAGATCGGCTCCGTCCGGCTGCTCGAAGGAAAGGAGACCAAAGGCGCCTGGCGGAAAATTGAGGACTGGGTGGAGGATAACGTCGATACATCGCGGGAGGTCATCGCCGTTGGTACCGGTGGTAACATCAGTAAACTGTTCAACCTGGCGTCGAAAACGTCGGACACGGAAACAAGCATCGACGAGATCGAACGGATACGTCATTACATTGCCGGTTACAGCCAGGAAGATCGCATCAACAAACTCCGCCTGAACGCCGACCGGGCCGACGTGATCATTCCTGCCGCCGATATCTATATTTCAGTAATGAAATGGGCGGGAGCCAAACAGATCATCGTGCCAGATCTGGGACTTAAGGACGGGATTATGCAGTTGGTTTACTCGCAGTTACAGAAGAAAAAGCGCGTGTAA
- the metH gene encoding methionine synthase, producing the protein MKTIHELLRERILVLDGAMGSMIQQYNLTEDDYRGERFADWPHDLKGNNDLLSLTKPAVIREIHRQYLDAGADIIETNTFSGTTIAMADYRMESLVYELNYESARIAKLEADAVTQENPDRPRYVAGAMGPTNRTASLSPDVNNPAYRAVTFDELVGAYYEQVSGLVDGGADLLLVETIFDTLNAKAALFAIDKYFADKGTTSLPIMVSGTITDASGRTLSGQTTEAFLYSVSHLPLLSVGLNCALGAEPMRPYVQTLAKESPFFTSAYPNAGLPNEFGEYDETPEMMAKQVEDFISNSFINIVGGCCGSTPSHIRAIAAVAAKYPPRQLPEPEPYQKLSGLEPLKITEQTNFLNVGERTNVTGSKKFARLIKEGNYDEALSIARGQVEGGAQVIDVNMDEGMLDSVEAMTTFLNLIASEPDIARVPIMVDSSKWEVIEAGLKCVQGKAIVNSISLKEGEEAFIERAKLVKRYGAAAVVMAFDESGQADSYERRIEICERAYRILVDKVDFAPQDIIFDPNILTVATGIEEHNNYAVDFINATRWIKENLPLAKVSGGVSNISFSFRGNDVVREAMHSAFLYHAIRAGMDMGIVNAGQLEVYDNIPKDLLERCEDVLLNRRDDSTERLVEFAETVKAKGKTVVQDNSWREQPVRERLKHALVKGITDYIDQDVEEIRQQVERPLHVIEGPLMDGMNVVGDLFGEGKMFLPQVVKSARVMKKAVAYLTPFIEAEKSGGESSSAGKILLATVKGDVHDIGKNIVGVVLGCNNYEIIDLGVMVPTQKILEEARKQNVDIIGLSGLITPSLDEMVGVAKEMERQGFKLPLLIGGATTSRMHTAVKIDPHYSGPVVHVLDASRSVPVAGRLVSETESTRDKIFTDIKAEYSKLRDDHARRRQDKASLPIGKARENRTPIDWTTFEPTKPAFLGNRYFDDYPMAELVDYIDWTPFFQTWQLTGKYPAIFNDAVVGQEAKQLFDDANRLLKEVVDKKLLKAKAVVGFYPANSVDDDVLLHEYEENVLPVSDERHGSQQHIEYKISRGNLAKTAANVATAGELVYDTKTVLHFLRQQNQKAPGLPNYSLSDFIAPLESGREDYIGGFAVTTGIGIEPLLEAYERDHDDYNSIMLKAIADRLAEAFAERMHERVRTEFWPYAANEQLSNDQLIKEDYQGIRPAPGYPACPDHTEKGILFDLLDAGKADIELTESYAMYPASSVSGFYFAHPESRYFAVGKINKDQVHEYAQRKNMPVEDVERWLAPVLNYDA; encoded by the coding sequence TTGAAAACTATACACGAACTTCTCCGGGAACGAATCCTGGTGCTGGATGGCGCCATGGGTTCCATGATCCAGCAATACAACCTTACCGAGGATGACTACCGCGGTGAGCGTTTTGCGGATTGGCCGCACGATCTGAAAGGTAACAATGATCTTTTGTCTCTGACCAAACCAGCGGTCATCCGGGAAATCCACCGGCAATATCTGGACGCGGGGGCCGACATCATTGAAACGAATACGTTCAGCGGGACCACCATCGCCATGGCCGATTACCGCATGGAATCGTTGGTTTATGAACTGAACTACGAGTCGGCGCGAATTGCCAAACTCGAAGCTGACGCGGTTACGCAGGAAAACCCCGACCGGCCCCGTTACGTAGCGGGGGCTATGGGACCTACGAACCGTACAGCTTCGCTCTCGCCTGATGTTAATAACCCTGCCTACCGGGCCGTTACGTTCGACGAACTGGTCGGCGCTTATTACGAACAGGTAAGCGGCCTGGTTGATGGGGGAGCCGATTTGCTGCTGGTCGAAACAATTTTTGACACGCTGAACGCGAAAGCGGCTCTGTTCGCCATCGACAAGTATTTTGCTGACAAGGGAACGACGTCGCTGCCCATTATGGTCTCGGGGACCATTACCGACGCCAGCGGACGAACACTTTCCGGCCAGACAACCGAAGCATTCCTGTATTCTGTCTCGCACCTGCCACTACTAAGTGTGGGTTTGAACTGCGCCTTAGGAGCTGAGCCCATGCGGCCATACGTGCAGACGCTGGCGAAAGAATCGCCCTTCTTCACGTCGGCCTACCCGAATGCGGGTCTGCCGAACGAGTTTGGCGAATACGACGAGACGCCGGAAATGATGGCGAAACAGGTAGAAGATTTCATCAGCAACAGTTTCATCAACATTGTTGGTGGCTGCTGTGGGTCCACGCCCAGCCACATCCGGGCCATTGCGGCTGTTGCGGCCAAATATCCACCCCGCCAGCTTCCCGAGCCCGAACCGTATCAGAAACTGAGCGGGCTGGAACCGTTGAAAATTACCGAACAGACCAACTTCCTGAACGTCGGCGAACGCACGAATGTAACGGGCTCGAAGAAGTTTGCCCGACTGATAAAAGAAGGGAACTACGACGAAGCCCTGAGTATTGCCCGGGGTCAGGTTGAGGGCGGAGCGCAGGTGATCGACGTTAACATGGACGAAGGGATGCTGGACTCGGTAGAGGCTATGACGACCTTTCTGAACCTGATTGCGTCGGAGCCGGACATTGCCCGTGTTCCCATCATGGTCGATTCCTCGAAATGGGAAGTGATCGAAGCGGGGCTGAAATGTGTGCAGGGAAAAGCCATCGTCAACTCGATTTCGCTGAAAGAAGGTGAAGAAGCCTTCATCGAGCGGGCCAAATTGGTGAAACGTTATGGTGCTGCTGCGGTGGTCATGGCGTTTGACGAAAGCGGTCAGGCCGATTCCTACGAACGCCGGATTGAAATCTGCGAACGGGCGTACCGCATCCTGGTCGACAAAGTCGATTTTGCCCCACAGGACATCATTTTCGATCCCAACATCCTGACCGTTGCGACGGGTATCGAGGAGCATAACAACTACGCCGTCGATTTTATCAACGCGACACGCTGGATTAAGGAAAACCTGCCACTGGCCAAAGTGAGCGGTGGGGTGTCGAACATTTCGTTCTCCTTCCGGGGTAACGATGTTGTGCGCGAAGCCATGCACTCGGCCTTTCTCTATCATGCCATCCGGGCGGGTATGGACATGGGTATCGTAAACGCCGGGCAGCTGGAAGTGTACGACAATATCCCCAAAGACCTGCTGGAACGTTGCGAGGACGTACTGCTCAACCGCCGGGACGATTCAACCGAACGGCTCGTGGAGTTTGCCGAAACGGTGAAAGCCAAAGGCAAAACGGTAGTGCAGGATAATAGCTGGCGCGAACAGCCCGTTCGTGAGCGGCTCAAACACGCGCTGGTGAAAGGCATTACCGACTACATTGATCAGGATGTCGAAGAAATCCGGCAACAGGTTGAGCGACCGCTGCACGTTATCGAAGGACCACTGATGGACGGCATGAACGTCGTGGGTGACCTGTTTGGCGAAGGAAAAATGTTTCTGCCACAGGTAGTTAAATCGGCGCGGGTGATGAAGAAAGCTGTAGCCTACCTGACTCCCTTTATTGAAGCCGAAAAATCGGGTGGTGAGTCTTCGTCGGCCGGCAAAATCCTGCTGGCAACGGTGAAGGGCGACGTTCACGACATTGGTAAGAACATCGTTGGTGTCGTGCTGGGCTGTAACAACTATGAAATTATTGACCTGGGCGTTATGGTGCCAACCCAGAAAATTCTGGAAGAGGCCCGTAAACAGAACGTTGATATTATTGGGCTGAGCGGCCTCATTACACCGTCGCTCGACGAAATGGTGGGTGTCGCCAAGGAAATGGAACGGCAAGGATTCAAGCTGCCCCTGTTGATTGGTGGAGCCACGACCTCACGTATGCATACCGCCGTGAAGATTGATCCGCACTACTCGGGGCCGGTTGTTCACGTACTGGATGCCAGCCGAAGCGTACCCGTGGCTGGACGGCTTGTCAGCGAAACCGAAAGTACCCGCGACAAGATTTTTACGGATATAAAAGCGGAATACAGCAAACTGCGTGACGACCACGCCCGGCGTCGGCAGGACAAAGCGTCGTTACCGATTGGCAAAGCACGGGAGAACCGTACGCCAATCGATTGGACGACCTTCGAACCAACCAAGCCTGCTTTCCTGGGGAATCGCTATTTCGACGACTACCCGATGGCCGAACTGGTTGATTACATCGACTGGACCCCTTTCTTCCAGACCTGGCAATTGACCGGTAAATACCCGGCAATTTTCAACGATGCCGTTGTTGGTCAGGAAGCGAAACAACTGTTCGACGATGCCAATCGCCTGCTGAAAGAAGTTGTTGATAAAAAATTGCTGAAGGCAAAGGCTGTTGTTGGCTTCTACCCCGCCAACTCGGTTGATGACGACGTATTGCTGCATGAATACGAAGAAAACGTATTACCCGTTTCCGACGAGCGGCACGGTTCCCAGCAGCATATTGAGTACAAAATTTCGCGTGGTAACCTAGCGAAAACGGCGGCTAACGTAGCCACGGCCGGTGAGCTGGTGTACGACACAAAAACGGTGCTTCACTTTCTGCGCCAGCAGAATCAGAAAGCGCCGGGCTTGCCCAACTACAGCCTGTCGGATTTTATTGCTCCACTGGAAAGTGGTCGGGAAGATTACATTGGCGGCTTTGCCGTAACGACCGGTATCGGTATCGAGCCACTGCTGGAAGCTTACGAGCGTGACCATGACGACTACAACAGCATCATGCTGAAAGCCATTGCCGACCGACTGGCCGAAGCCTTTGCCGAACGGATGCACGAACGCGTCCGGACGGAGTTTTGGCCCTATGCTGCCAATGAGCAACTGAGCAACGACCAGCTTATTAAGGAAGACTACCAGGGAATTCGGCCCGCACCGGGCTATCCGGCCTGCCCGGATCATACCGAAAAAGGTATTCTGTTTGATCTGCTCGATGCCGGCAAAGCGGACATCGAACTGACAGAAAGTTACGCGATGTATCCGGCTTCGTCAGTGAGTGGGTTTTATTTCGCGCACCCCGAATCCCGGTATTTCGCCGTGGGTAAAATCAACAAAGACCAGGTTCACGAATACGCCCAGAGGAAAAATATGCCCGTCGAAGACGTCGAGCGATGGCTGGCGCCGGTGCTGAACTATGATGCGTAG
- a CDS encoding fasciclin domain-containing protein, with amino-acid sequence MKALNVTFALILGLAVSQVSFAQEKTVTVGGAPMYPSKNIIENAVNSKDHTTLVAAVKAADLVETLSSPGPFTVFAPTNKAFDKLPKGTVETLVKPENKETLTGILTYHVVPGKLSAEDLMKQIQDGGGKAMLKTAAGGTLTAMKKGKKIELMDAKGGTATVTIPDVFQSNGVIHVIDTVLMP; translated from the coding sequence ATGAAAGCGTTAAACGTAACATTTGCTCTGATTTTAGGACTGGCCGTGAGCCAGGTTTCATTTGCCCAGGAAAAAACCGTTACGGTTGGTGGCGCCCCCATGTACCCCTCGAAAAACATCATTGAGAATGCGGTGAATTCGAAGGATCACACCACACTAGTAGCAGCTGTAAAAGCCGCTGACCTGGTTGAAACCCTGTCGAGCCCCGGCCCATTCACGGTTTTCGCGCCAACGAATAAAGCGTTCGACAAACTGCCTAAAGGCACGGTTGAAACGCTGGTGAAACCAGAAAACAAGGAAACGCTGACGGGTATTCTGACCTACCACGTAGTACCAGGCAAACTCAGCGCCGAGGATCTGATGAAGCAGATTCAGGATGGTGGTGGCAAGGCTATGCTGAAAACAGCAGCTGGTGGTACGCTGACTGCCATGAAAAAAGGCAAGAAAATCGAACTGATGGACGCGAAAGGTGGTACCGCTACGGTAACTATTCCGGACGTATTCCAGTCGAATGGCGTTATTCACGTAATTGACACGGTTTTGATGCCGTAA
- a CDS encoding cellulase family glycosylhydrolase encodes MTSRVPSIAQRSIVVLILLISLLSSATAQRWTVRKANSWYDKQPFLVGANFIPSTAINQLEMWQADTFDPETIDRELGYAEGIGMNVMRVFLHNLLWEQDAAGLKKRMNEFLVIADKHHIKIIFVLFDSCWNDNPRLGEQPAPLPGVHNSGWVRGPGSDRVFDARTWPVLEQYTTDILATFTNDQRVLIWDLYNEPSNRGYNDGVIPLLTATFQWAHAVRPNQPITVGWWNDHVPSNQLIFQKSDIITFHNYEIASKLEEQIRDLQKRFGRPLICTEYMARPKGSTFQDCLPVFKKYKVGAINWGLVKGKTNTIFAWDTPIPSGKEPKVWFHDIFRPDGSAYSKDEVTTIKQLAAEK; translated from the coding sequence ATGACAAGTAGGGTGCCTAGTATTGCTCAGCGTAGTATTGTTGTATTAATCCTATTAATCAGTCTGTTAAGTTCGGCAACAGCCCAACGCTGGACCGTCCGAAAAGCGAACAGCTGGTACGATAAACAACCTTTTTTAGTAGGTGCTAACTTCATTCCGAGTACGGCCATTAACCAACTGGAAATGTGGCAGGCTGATACGTTCGATCCGGAAACCATTGATCGGGAGCTAGGCTATGCGGAAGGAATCGGTATGAACGTAATGCGGGTTTTTCTGCATAACCTGCTGTGGGAACAGGACGCAGCAGGTTTGAAAAAACGCATGAATGAGTTTCTGGTAATTGCCGACAAACATCATATCAAGATCATTTTTGTCTTGTTCGATTCCTGCTGGAATGATAATCCCAGATTAGGTGAACAGCCAGCGCCTTTACCTGGGGTACACAATTCTGGCTGGGTTCGGGGGCCTGGCTCTGATCGTGTTTTTGATGCCCGCACATGGCCCGTTCTGGAGCAATACACAACTGATATTCTGGCAACATTCACGAACGATCAGCGCGTACTGATCTGGGATTTGTACAACGAGCCCAGCAACCGGGGTTATAATGATGGCGTAATACCCCTGTTGACAGCAACATTTCAGTGGGCGCACGCCGTACGGCCGAATCAGCCAATTACGGTTGGCTGGTGGAATGATCATGTCCCGTCCAATCAGCTGATTTTCCAGAAGTCAGATATCATCACCTTTCATAATTACGAAATAGCTTCCAAACTGGAAGAGCAGATCAGGGATCTGCAAAAGCGATTCGGGCGGCCGCTCATCTGCACCGAATACATGGCCCGGCCCAAGGGGAGTACGTTTCAGGACTGTTTGCCAGTCTTTAAAAAATACAAAGTTGGTGCTATCAACTGGGGGCTGGTAAAGGGCAAAACAAATACCATTTTTGCCTGGGATACGCCGATTCCCAGCGGCAAGGAGCCGAAGGTCTGGTTCCACGATATTTTCCGGCCCGATGGCTCTGCGTATAGCAAAGACGAGGTGACTACAATTAAGCAGTTGGCAGCCGAGAAATAG